In Candidatus Methylomirabilota bacterium, the genomic window GGCCGGCGCGCTGACGCCCATCTCGGCCGCCACCGTCGCCAGCTCGCCCAGCGGTTCTTCCAGGTTGCGGCGGATGTCGTTGGACAGCGCCTTGAGGGGCGACACATACACGATCTCGGTCCGGTCTTCGAGCGCGCCGTCGGCGGACTTGCGCACGAGCGCGTCCAGGCAGTAGAGGAAGGCGGCCAGCGTCTTTCCCGAGCCCGTGGGAGCGGTCAAAAGCACGTCCTGCCCTTGGGCGATGGCGGGCCAGCCCAGCGCCTGGACCGGCGTGGGCTCGGCGAATCGCCGCCTGAACCAAGCGTCTACGAGTGGATGAAACATGCGCCCAGTATAGTCACACTACAGCTCTTCTATCAGGAAGCGGTCGATCAGGCGGCGCGCGCGGTCGGGAGAGGCGAACGTCTGCGCGCGGGTGAAGGCGCGGCCGCTCGAGGCCAGGTAGAAGCGCTCGTACTGCTCGCCGCGGCTGGCGAGCGCGCTGCCCGCGAAGTCCCACGCGAGCCGGAAGATGCGCGCCCGCTGCTCGGCCGTCGTGTCCTTCGCGCCGTGGAGGAAGCGGTCGATCAGCGGCCGCAGTGAGGGATCGGCGAGCTGGGCGGAGGTCGGCGCCGCCAGCAGGTTGTGCGAGCCGAGGAGGCGGATGATCTCGTTGACGCGCGGGAACCACAACGGCAGCAGCCCCCGAAGCGCGCGGAAGGGCCGGCCGTCCGGGAACCACACCCCGTTGCCCCATTCGTACGCGCCCTGCTCGGCTGCGTTCACGCCCGCGCGCGTCATCTCCGCATAGCTCCAGATCTCCCCGAGCATCTCGGCGCCGGTGCCCGCGACCGCGTTGATCGACTCGGCCATCCGCGTGGCGACGCCCCACGCGAACTCGAGCTTGGTCTGCGCCCGGATGGACGTCTGCTGCATGATGTTCGGCTGCCAGCCGGTCGTCATCACGGTGTTGTAGACGGGCAGGTTGGCGTCGATGAAGACACGGTCGCGCGGCACTTCGACGTCGTCGAAGATCACGAAGGCGTCCTGCTCGTCGAAGCGGCTCGAGAGCGGATGGTCGAACGCGTTGCCCGGCGCGCTGTAGCTGTCGCGGCACAGGAAGGTGAGCCCGGGCGTGGCCATGGGGATCGAGAACGCGAGCGCGTAGGCGTCGGTGCCGGCCACGAGCGGCGCGCCCGGGTACACGAACAGCTCGTCGGAGAAGGGCGCCAGCGTCGCGAGGACCCTGGCGCCGCGCACGACGAGACCATGCGCGGTATCGGCGACCTTGTGCAAGGCGACCTCGTCGCCGGGCGCGGGCACGTCGCCCCGCGCCTTGTCGATGGTGGGCTGGACGATCGTGTGGGTCAGCGAGAGATCGCGCCGGGCGATCTCCTTCTGGAAGGCGACCAGGTTGGCCGCACCCCGCTCGTTGCCGTTGGCCGACCACTCGTCGGCCCGGCCCGCGAAGCCCGCCACGGTGGCGTTGAGGTAGTCGGGCGTGCGGCCCATGATGCCGACACTGAACTCCGCGCTGCGCTCGAGGCAGGCGTGCCGCCGCTCGAGATCTTCGCGGGAGCGCGGGATGACGTGGCTGACGTTGATCAGCTCGCCCGTCTCCGGGTCGGGCATCAGGCAGACGTCGGCCGCCTTGTGCTGAAGGTCGAAGAGCGCGGCGACGGAGCGCGCGGCGCCCGCGAAGGCCGGGTGAGCGGCGACGTCCCGCACGCGCTCGCTCCCCACCCAGATCCGGCGGTCGTCCTTCAGGCCGTGGAGGAACTCCTTACCGGTCCGCGCGGGCATCGGGCACCGTCGCTACAGCACCGAGCGCACGAGGCCGCCGTCCACGAGGATGGTGGTGCCGGTGATGTAGCTGGACTTGCCGGAGGCCAGGAATGCCGCAAGGTACGCCAGCTCCCGGGGATCGCCGAGGCGCCCGACCGCGGTTTCGGCCGCCCGCTGGGCGAGCCCGTCCTGCAGGGAGATGCCCAGCTCCTTGGCCCGCGCCGTCACGTTGGACAGCATCCGGTCCGTCAGGATCGAGCCGGGGCATATGTTGTTGACGAGGATGCCGTCGCGCCCGACCTCGTCGGCCAGGCTCTTGGCGAACGCCACCACGCCCATGCGGGTGGCGCCGGAGAGCACGAGATTGGGGATGACCTGGTACACGGTGCTCGCCAGGATGTTGATGATGCGGCCGCCGCCCTGACGCTTCATGTGGGGAATTGCTTCGCGCGACATCCGGGCGAAGAAGAACAGGGACCGCTCCACGGCGGTCGCCCACTGCTCCTCCGTGGCGGTGAGAGCCTTCGCCAGCGGCGGACCGCCTGAATTAGTGACGAGGATGTCGAGGCGTCCGAACCGCTCGACGGTGGCGGCGATCAGGGCTCGAATGGTGTCGGGCTTGTCGAGATCACCGGCAAAGGCCAGGACGTCCGTCCCGCTCGCGTCACGAATGGCCTGCGCCGCGCCGTCGAGCTCGGCCCGGGTGCGGCTGCATACCGTCACCTTGACCCCTTCTTCCGCCAGCACTAGGGCACACGCCCATCCCAGGCCCTTGCTGGCGCCGCCGACGATGGCCACCTTGTCCTTCAGCTCCAGATCCATAGAACGCGCGGATCTCCTCTCTCACCGGGCAGGATAGTGGTCTGTCGGCGTCGATCTGTCAAGGCGAGCAGGGGTGCTCACCTGGGACGTGGGACATCACCTTCGGATGGGATGAGATGTCCTATCTGCTCGAAGGCGATGTTGTTATCGAGCAGGATGGCCAGCAGCCGATCACCGTTCGGCCGGGCGATTTTCTCAACTGTCCGAAGGGCACGAAGAGCCGTTGGATCATCAAGAAGACCTGCAAGAAGGTCTTCGTCCTTCGGAGTCCGGAGCCGATGGGCTAGTGCTCCCACCGATGCGGGCCGCGTCCTCAAAGGAAACCCTGAGAGGCGCGGCCCTTCGCTGTGTGAGCGGATCTCGTCCCTAGACCCAGCCCAGTTCCTTCATGGCCAATCCAGCATGCCAGATCTTCGTCA contains:
- a CDS encoding 4-hydroxyphenylacetate 3-hydroxylase N-terminal domain-containing protein, which produces MPARTGKEFLHGLKDDRRIWVGSERVRDVAAHPAFAGAARSVAALFDLQHKAADVCLMPDPETGELINVSHVIPRSREDLERRHACLERSAEFSVGIMGRTPDYLNATVAGFAGRADEWSANGNERGAANLVAFQKEIARRDLSLTHTIVQPTIDKARGDVPAPGDEVALHKVADTAHGLVVRGARVLATLAPFSDELFVYPGAPLVAGTDAYALAFSIPMATPGLTFLCRDSYSAPGNAFDHPLSSRFDEQDAFVIFDDVEVPRDRVFIDANLPVYNTVMTTGWQPNIMQQTSIRAQTKLEFAWGVATRMAESINAVAGTGAEMLGEIWSYAEMTRAGVNAAEQGAYEWGNGVWFPDGRPFRALRGLLPLWFPRVNEIIRLLGSHNLLAAPTSAQLADPSLRPLIDRFLHGAKDTTAEQRARIFRLAWDFAGSALASRGEQYERFYLASSGRAFTRAQTFASPDRARRLIDRFLIEEL
- a CDS encoding SDR family oxidoreductase, whose translation is MDLELKDKVAIVGGASKGLGWACALVLAEEGVKVTVCSRTRAELDGAAQAIRDASGTDVLAFAGDLDKPDTIRALIAATVERFGRLDILVTNSGGPPLAKALTATEEQWATAVERSLFFFARMSREAIPHMKRQGGGRIINILASTVYQVIPNLVLSGATRMGVVAFAKSLADEVGRDGILVNNICPGSILTDRMLSNVTARAKELGISLQDGLAQRAAETAVGRLGDPRELAYLAAFLASGKSSYITGTTILVDGGLVRSVL
- a CDS encoding cupin domain-containing protein → MCQGEQGCSPGTWDITFGWDEMSYLLEGDVVIEQDGQQPITVRPGDFLNCPKGTKSRWIIKKTCKKVFVLRSPEPMG